The Chryseolinea soli genome contains a region encoding:
- a CDS encoding 3' terminal RNA ribose 2'-O-methyltransferase Hen1: MLLKISTTHHPATDLSYLLHKHPEKLQAIELSNGKAHVFYPEASEAKCSVALLLDIDPIGLVRNSGRNGDDSFSLGHYVNDRPYVASSFMSVALSKAFSTAMNGTCNKRPELVDQVMPFEIEISVLPAPKGGEVLIRRLFEPLGYRIDLERHLLDNKFTTWGMSRYFTLKLTGTFKLKDLLSHLYVLIPALDNEKHYWVGQHEVEKLLEKGKGWLKDHPEKEQITTRYLKGIGGLTRNALNRLLEGDEQGEHSESGDEQIDTVKETLHYKRLKVVLEELVRSDAKTVVDLGCGEGKLLRMLLKEKQFQKILGVDVAYRELEKANDRLRIQEMAPKQKERIELRQGALTYRDKRLQGVDAAAIVEVIEHLDPNRLTAFERVVFEFAQPKMVVLTTPNREYNALFETLDAGQMRHADHRFEWTRNEFESWAHRVAERNGYTVVIKPIGEEDEKVGAPSQMAVFQLIV; the protein is encoded by the coding sequence ATGCTTTTAAAAATATCAACGACACACCATCCCGCTACGGACCTCAGCTACTTGCTCCACAAACATCCGGAAAAGCTGCAAGCCATAGAACTGTCGAATGGCAAAGCACATGTTTTTTATCCGGAAGCCAGCGAGGCAAAATGCTCGGTCGCCCTGTTGTTGGATATTGATCCCATCGGTCTGGTCAGAAATTCGGGCAGGAATGGAGACGACTCATTTTCGTTGGGACACTATGTGAATGACAGGCCCTACGTGGCATCATCCTTTATGAGCGTAGCATTATCGAAGGCATTTTCAACCGCCATGAATGGAACTTGCAACAAGCGCCCGGAACTGGTTGATCAGGTCATGCCTTTTGAAATAGAGATCTCTGTTTTGCCGGCCCCCAAAGGGGGCGAGGTTTTGATCAGAAGACTTTTTGAACCGCTGGGCTATCGCATAGATCTGGAAAGACATTTGTTGGATAACAAATTCACCACATGGGGAATGAGTAGATATTTTACGCTCAAACTCACAGGAACTTTCAAGTTGAAGGATTTGCTTTCGCATTTATATGTGCTGATCCCAGCACTCGACAATGAAAAGCACTATTGGGTGGGCCAGCATGAAGTAGAAAAACTCCTGGAAAAAGGTAAGGGCTGGCTGAAAGATCATCCTGAAAAAGAGCAAATCACAACGCGCTATTTAAAAGGTATCGGTGGATTAACGCGCAATGCCCTCAATAGGCTACTGGAAGGCGATGAACAGGGTGAGCATAGCGAATCCGGCGACGAACAAATTGATACAGTCAAAGAAACTCTGCATTATAAACGACTGAAGGTTGTTTTGGAAGAGCTTGTCCGTTCAGACGCCAAGACCGTTGTTGACCTGGGATGCGGCGAGGGGAAGCTCTTGAGAATGCTTTTGAAAGAAAAACAGTTTCAAAAGATCCTGGGTGTCGATGTTGCCTATCGGGAATTAGAAAAGGCCAATGACCGTCTCCGCATTCAGGAGATGGCCCCGAAGCAGAAGGAGAGAATTGAATTAAGACAAGGGGCATTGACCTATCGCGACAAAAGACTTCAGGGGGTTGATGCTGCCGCCATCGTGGAAGTCATCGAACACCTCGATCCTAATCGATTGACGGCCTTTGAACGGGTAGTCTTTGAATTTGCGCAACCCAAGATGGTCGTTCTCACCACACCAAACCGAGAGTACAACGCTCTTTTTGAGACCCTGGACGCAGGTCAAATGCGACACGCGGATCATCGTTTTGAATGGACGAGAAATGAGTTTGAATCGTGGGCTCATCGCGTGGCGGAAAGGAATGGGTACACGGTAGTGATCAAGCCAATCGGAGAAGAAGACGAAAAAGTTGGAGCCCCTTCTCAAATGGCAGTTTTTCAATTAATAGTTTAA
- a CDS encoding 3'-5' exoribonuclease: protein MSYVVVDVESDGPIPNKYSMVCFGAVILDPSLTNTFYGKVKPISQEWEAEALAISGFTRAEHEAFDDPKIVMDRFAEWLKTHVKGRPIFISDNLAYDWQWINYYFHYYGNGNPFGFSGRRIGDLYCGMKMDTGLNQEWKKKYRKTNHDHNPVNDVIGNAEALLEMKKLGLKIPSNG from the coding sequence ATGAGTTACGTAGTAGTAGATGTTGAATCAGACGGACCTATTCCGAATAAATATTCAATGGTTTGCTTTGGAGCGGTCATCCTGGATCCGTCATTGACCAATACATTTTATGGAAAAGTGAAGCCCATCTCCCAGGAGTGGGAAGCAGAGGCGTTGGCGATAAGCGGTTTTACAAGAGCAGAGCACGAAGCTTTTGATGATCCGAAAATAGTGATGGATCGTTTCGCAGAATGGCTGAAGACACATGTAAAGGGAAGACCCATTTTTATATCCGACAACCTGGCGTATGACTGGCAGTGGATAAACTATTATTTCCATTATTACGGAAATGGGAACCCCTTTGGCTTCAGTGGAAGGCGAATTGGGGATCTGTATTGCGGGATGAAAATGGACACCGGGCTAAATCAGGAGTGGAAGAAAAAATACAGAAAAACCAACCACGACCACAACCCGGTTAACGATGTCATCGGCAATGCAGAAGCATTATTAGAAATGAAAAAATTGGGATTGAAAATACCATCAAATGGTTAA
- a CDS encoding polynucleotide kinase-phosphatase, translated as MVNTELKIPELSLVVLIGISGSGKSSFAKKHFRETEILSSDKCRGIVSDDENNQEATDDAFELLHYIAAKRLKNGLLTVVDATNVQAEARKPLVQLAKDYHCLPVAIVLDVPEKVCDERNKNRPDRNFGSHVTRQQRVQLRRSIKKLKGEGFRHIFVLDSVAKIDAVATINRDKLYNDKKDIKGPFDIIGDIHGCFTELTELLTNLGYVINPADESQGNFGFKVETPEDRKVIFLGDLVDRGPDSPSVLKLVMSMVNSGAAYCVPGNHDMKLQRYLNGNDVQLKHGLALTVEQLKGESDHFLNQVKDFLYGLVSHYVFDGGRLVVAHAGLKEEMHGRGSGAVRSFCMFGETTGETDEFGLPVRFNWASEYRGKAMVVYGHTPVPVAQWLNRTIDIDTGCVFGGKLTALRYPEEELVSVDAKQVYMEPARPLNWKANEPLNQQHEHDDVLDIDDVTGKRIISTRLRNNVTVREENSIAALEVMSRFALNPKWLIYLPPTMSPSETSELDGYLEHPMEAFKYFKSQGVEKVVCEEKHMGSRAILVICKDAESVRSRFGIEHEGIGVCYTRTGRNFFTDPELEIQFMDRINKALTKADVWERFQTDWVCLDAELMPWSAKAQALLKDQYASVGAAASAALCNVADVLNQTANRNVEGVTELLQKYSTKKEMIADYTNAYRNYCWPVNGVDDYKLAPFHLLATEGAVHVDKDHAWHMREIGLICEQDSQLLLATPHKIIDVNNEADVHEVVNWWTDLTEKGGEGMVVKPYDFIASGKKGLVQPAIKCRGKEYLRIIYGPEYSASENMIRFKSRGLSGKRSLALREFALGVESLERFVRREPLRKVHECVFGVLALESEEIDPRL; from the coding sequence ATGGTTAATACCGAACTGAAAATACCAGAACTCTCTCTCGTTGTACTGATTGGAATTTCCGGTTCAGGCAAATCTTCTTTTGCTAAAAAGCATTTCCGGGAAACGGAGATCCTTTCATCCGATAAATGCAGAGGCATCGTGTCGGACGATGAAAATAACCAAGAAGCCACCGATGACGCCTTCGAACTACTGCACTACATCGCTGCGAAACGACTCAAGAACGGTTTGCTCACCGTGGTGGATGCAACCAACGTTCAGGCCGAGGCAAGGAAGCCGTTGGTTCAATTGGCGAAGGACTATCACTGCCTCCCGGTGGCTATAGTCCTGGATGTTCCGGAGAAAGTATGCGATGAGCGAAATAAAAACAGGCCTGACAGAAACTTCGGGAGCCACGTCACGCGACAACAGCGCGTTCAACTCAGACGATCCATCAAAAAACTCAAGGGTGAGGGTTTTCGACACATCTTTGTGCTTGATTCTGTAGCAAAAATTGATGCGGTCGCTACCATAAACCGAGATAAGCTCTATAACGATAAGAAAGACATCAAAGGGCCCTTTGATATTATTGGTGACATTCATGGTTGCTTCACGGAATTGACAGAACTTCTGACCAACCTTGGATATGTGATAAACCCTGCCGATGAAAGCCAGGGAAATTTTGGCTTCAAAGTTGAGACACCAGAAGACAGGAAGGTCATTTTCCTGGGTGACCTGGTTGACAGGGGACCTGATTCTCCCTCCGTACTCAAGCTCGTGATGAGTATGGTAAACTCCGGCGCCGCTTATTGTGTTCCCGGGAACCACGACATGAAGTTGCAGAGGTACCTGAACGGGAACGATGTTCAGCTGAAACACGGTCTCGCTTTAACCGTTGAGCAATTGAAAGGCGAAAGCGATCACTTCTTGAATCAAGTGAAAGACTTTCTTTATGGACTGGTGAGCCACTACGTATTTGATGGCGGCCGACTGGTTGTTGCCCATGCGGGCTTGAAAGAAGAAATGCACGGCAGGGGAAGCGGAGCCGTGCGATCGTTTTGCATGTTTGGTGAAACGACTGGCGAAACCGATGAGTTCGGGTTGCCGGTCCGTTTCAATTGGGCATCAGAATACAGGGGAAAGGCAATGGTTGTCTATGGTCATACACCCGTGCCGGTAGCACAGTGGTTGAACCGAACGATCGATATCGACACGGGTTGCGTATTCGGTGGCAAGCTAACAGCCTTACGGTATCCTGAAGAAGAACTTGTTTCTGTTGATGCAAAACAAGTATACATGGAGCCGGCCCGACCGCTCAACTGGAAAGCGAATGAACCACTCAACCAGCAGCACGAACACGACGATGTATTGGATATCGACGATGTCACTGGCAAACGGATCATCAGTACACGGCTGAGAAACAATGTTACCGTGCGCGAGGAGAACTCCATTGCAGCATTGGAAGTGATGAGCCGCTTTGCGCTAAATCCAAAGTGGTTGATCTACCTGCCTCCAACCATGTCGCCTTCCGAGACAAGTGAATTGGACGGTTACCTCGAGCATCCGATGGAAGCCTTCAAGTATTTCAAAAGCCAGGGGGTAGAAAAGGTCGTGTGCGAAGAAAAGCACATGGGCTCACGGGCGATCCTGGTCATTTGTAAGGATGCGGAATCGGTTCGCAGCAGGTTTGGGATTGAGCATGAAGGTATCGGAGTCTGCTACACCCGAACGGGGAGAAATTTCTTTACCGACCCGGAACTGGAGATTCAATTTATGGATCGGATCAACAAAGCGTTGACAAAGGCAGACGTCTGGGAAAGATTCCAAACCGATTGGGTTTGTTTGGATGCAGAATTGATGCCCTGGTCTGCCAAAGCACAGGCCCTGTTGAAGGATCAATATGCTTCGGTGGGCGCGGCTGCTTCTGCTGCGTTATGTAACGTTGCTGATGTCTTAAACCAGACCGCGAATAGAAATGTTGAAGGTGTTACGGAACTGTTGCAAAAGTACTCGACTAAAAAAGAGATGATTGCCGACTACACGAACGCCTACAGAAACTATTGCTGGCCGGTAAATGGAGTGGATGATTACAAGCTGGCCCCATTTCACCTGCTGGCGACGGAGGGCGCCGTACATGTTGATAAAGACCATGCCTGGCACATGCGCGAAATCGGCTTGATTTGCGAACAGGATTCTCAACTACTTTTGGCGACACCGCATAAGATCATTGACGTTAACAATGAAGCTGACGTTCATGAAGTAGTGAACTGGTGGACTGACCTGACTGAAAAAGGAGGAGAGGGTATGGTGGTAAAACCCTATGACTTTATTGCGAGCGGCAAGAAAGGGCTTGTTCAACCGGCCATCAAGTGCAGGGGCAAAGAATACCTTCGCATCATCTATGGACCGGAGTATTCGGCTTCTGAAAATATGATCCGGTTCAAGAGCAGGGGACTCTCTGGTAAAAGGTCCCTTGCCTTAAGGGAATTTGCTTTAGGTGTAGAATCATTAGAAAGGTTTGTAAGAAGAGAACCATTACGAAAAGTACATGAATGTGTATTCGGCGTGCTGGCTTTGGAAAGTGAGGAAATTGACCCGAGATTATAG
- a CDS encoding lipocalin family protein, producing the protein MRAIFASLLLLFVSIQLLAQTTSFKDNRWFDYKKYPNFYSNPIREQAEVIVSADSLIVHLGSKVLRYKVKGVTDISTKTKSSREFKVDENGAEATVAISRTQEDYFGKRRQIAWIQGNGWIVMVPLTAITPIGYLFPGDVAIDIGAERTRIVGYYDYDLMRRVNAEEYKRSGGSYNLLIWTDDKCRKDVQIELRADGTGTWWYGQTAKNCTNKEEQAFKWKLEQVVDEGRRAMMLTLTADVESNQYVIDELTDKKLTLRGEFNISDEKDTTSEGYLSLSRKKK; encoded by the coding sequence ATGCGCGCTATTTTCGCCTCCCTTCTTCTCCTTTTTGTTTCCATTCAATTATTAGCCCAAACCACGTCCTTTAAAGACAACCGCTGGTTTGACTACAAAAAGTATCCAAATTTTTATTCCAACCCCATTCGCGAACAAGCCGAAGTCATTGTTTCGGCAGATAGTTTGATCGTTCACCTCGGCAGTAAAGTCCTTCGCTACAAGGTGAAAGGCGTCACGGACATCAGTACGAAAACCAAGAGCTCCAGAGAATTCAAGGTCGACGAAAATGGCGCGGAAGCAACGGTGGCCATTAGCAGAACCCAGGAAGACTATTTCGGAAAGCGGCGGCAAATTGCGTGGATCCAGGGAAACGGATGGATTGTCATGGTGCCCCTCACCGCGATCACCCCGATCGGTTACTTGTTCCCGGGTGATGTAGCGATTGATATCGGGGCTGAACGCACCCGAATTGTCGGCTACTATGACTATGATCTCATGCGACGCGTGAACGCCGAAGAATACAAACGCTCTGGCGGCTCTTACAATCTTCTCATTTGGACCGACGATAAGTGCAGAAAGGATGTGCAAATTGAACTCCGTGCCGATGGCACAGGTACCTGGTGGTACGGCCAAACCGCAAAGAATTGTACAAATAAAGAGGAACAGGCTTTCAAATGGAAGCTGGAGCAAGTCGTCGATGAAGGCCGGAGAGCTATGATGCTAACGCTGACGGCCGATGTCGAGTCCAATCAATATGTCATCGACGAACTTACGGACAAGAAACTCACGTTGAGGGGTGAATTCAATATAAGTGATGAAAAGGATACGACAAGTGAGGGATATCTGTCTCTTTCCAGGAAGAAGAAATAG
- a CDS encoding M13 family metallopeptidase, giving the protein MKRILYCSLVALTIVSCKEQEAPQKKYVDAAGIDASTKPGNNFFRYVNGTWYDTAKIAADQVGVGSYSFLNIPQKLLLQNILEEASKATGAEGSIEQKVGDFYASGMDTVGINQRGFEPIKPMLTRIDAIKDRSTLMNFVADELKVGDYSIISFDISPDNENSSINIAHFSQAGIGLPDRDYYFKTDSSSLAIQDAYKKYIATLFQLTGDSEASKNADIVYDIEKQLATSHKTRIERRDVKANYHNLPVTGINKKQPNIGWVDLLKNLGLDTDTVDIAQPAYFEKLNAMLTSVPIDHWKIYLKASSMTSYDDILSKPFEKASFEYNKALSGQSTEKPRAQVIADAVDRQLGFALSQLYVKKYFNEDAKKRALELVNNLTKAFENRINQLDWMSDSTKLKAKEKLNAITKKIGYPDVWREYKVKIDRSKYFENVVALRQDEYQYQIGKLNKPPYKQDWETTPPTVTAYYNPSFNEIVFPAGILQYPYFDLYADDAINYGGIGMVIGHELTHAFDDQGAQFDKDGNVKNWWTPADYEKFKAKTQQVIDLYSTFTVLDSVHVKGGLTVGENTADNGGVAIAYDAFKLTKQGQDTTKIDGFTPDQRFFLSVARIWRVKTRDEFLRTYINTNPHSPAMWRVNGPLMNFGPFYKAFNVQPGEKNYKSDSERIKIW; this is encoded by the coding sequence ATGAAAAGAATTCTTTACTGCTCGCTAGTAGCACTTACCATTGTCTCTTGCAAAGAGCAAGAGGCTCCCCAAAAAAAATATGTAGATGCCGCCGGAATAGACGCATCCACAAAACCCGGCAACAACTTCTTCCGCTACGTCAACGGAACGTGGTATGATACCGCGAAAATTGCCGCCGACCAGGTAGGCGTTGGCTCTTATAGCTTCTTAAACATCCCACAAAAACTTCTCCTCCAAAATATCTTAGAAGAGGCATCAAAAGCAACCGGTGCCGAGGGAAGCATTGAGCAGAAAGTTGGAGACTTCTATGCCTCCGGAATGGACACGGTAGGCATTAACCAGCGTGGATTTGAACCCATCAAACCTATGCTGACCCGAATAGACGCTATCAAAGATCGATCGACCCTGATGAACTTTGTAGCCGACGAGCTGAAAGTAGGCGACTACTCCATCATTAGCTTTGATATCTCACCGGACAACGAAAACAGCAGCATCAACATTGCCCATTTCAGCCAGGCTGGTATCGGCTTACCGGACCGGGACTATTATTTCAAAACCGACTCATCATCGCTTGCCATTCAAGATGCCTATAAAAAATATATCGCCACCTTGTTTCAATTGACCGGCGACAGCGAGGCATCCAAGAATGCGGACATCGTTTATGACATCGAAAAACAACTGGCCACGTCGCACAAAACAAGGATCGAACGCAGGGATGTAAAAGCCAATTATCATAACCTCCCCGTGACAGGGATCAATAAGAAGCAGCCCAATATCGGGTGGGTTGATTTGCTCAAGAACCTGGGTCTGGATACCGACACCGTTGATATCGCGCAACCCGCATATTTCGAAAAATTGAATGCCATGCTCACCTCGGTTCCGATCGACCATTGGAAGATCTATTTAAAGGCAAGTTCGATGACGTCGTATGATGACATATTGAGCAAACCTTTTGAAAAGGCGTCCTTTGAATATAACAAAGCGTTGTCCGGACAATCCACCGAAAAGCCACGCGCCCAAGTCATCGCCGACGCGGTCGACAGACAGTTGGGTTTCGCGCTGTCACAATTGTATGTGAAAAAATATTTCAACGAGGATGCGAAAAAGCGGGCACTGGAGCTGGTGAACAACCTGACAAAGGCATTCGAAAACAGGATCAATCAACTGGACTGGATGAGCGACAGCACCAAGCTAAAGGCGAAGGAAAAACTAAATGCCATTACCAAGAAGATCGGCTATCCCGATGTATGGCGGGAGTATAAAGTCAAGATCGACAGAAGCAAATATTTTGAAAATGTAGTGGCGCTGAGACAGGATGAGTATCAGTATCAAATTGGAAAATTAAATAAACCTCCTTACAAACAGGACTGGGAAACCACACCTCCCACGGTCACGGCCTATTACAATCCTTCCTTCAATGAGATTGTTTTCCCGGCGGGGATCTTACAATATCCTTATTTTGATTTGTATGCCGACGATGCCATCAACTACGGCGGCATCGGCATGGTGATCGGCCATGAACTGACGCACGCCTTTGACGACCAGGGCGCACAATTTGACAAGGATGGCAATGTGAAAAACTGGTGGACACCGGCGGACTACGAAAAGTTCAAGGCAAAGACGCAACAGGTGATCGACTTATACAGCACCTTTACCGTGCTGGACAGTGTCCATGTTAAAGGCGGACTAACGGTGGGAGAAAACACGGCCGACAACGGCGGCGTTGCCATCGCCTACGACGCCTTTAAGCTGACCAAGCAGGGACAGGACACTACTAAAATTGACGGGTTCACACCGGATCAACGTTTCTTTTTATCCGTTGCCCGCATCTGGCGTGTAAAAACCCGGGACGAATTTCTGCGCACGTATATCAATACGAACCCCCATTCACCGGCCATGTGGCGCGTCAATGGACCGCTGATGAATTTTGGTCCCTTTTATAAGGCCTTCAACGTGCAGCCTGGAGAAAAGAACTACAAGAGCGACAGCGAGCGGATAAAAATTTGGTAG
- a CDS encoding dihydrofolate reductase family protein — MKITVYLAASANGKISNQRNVPDWLSQEYGQGFMNISQQTKAVIMGKTTYNILAPDYLPLKNEGALVVLTHDTSARPAQSNVVFTDKTPQAIVAQLEGQGYSEAVIIGGTATVSGFMNARLVNELILVVEPVLFGAGLPLLKDVDHETKMSLLDVKKLNDHTVQLHYRLTT; from the coding sequence ATGAAGATAACCGTTTACCTGGCAGCTTCTGCCAATGGAAAGATCTCGAATCAGAGAAACGTGCCCGACTGGTTGTCACAAGAATACGGCCAGGGATTTATGAACATCAGCCAGCAAACGAAAGCGGTGATCATGGGAAAGACAACCTACAACATCCTCGCGCCCGATTATCTTCCGCTCAAAAATGAGGGAGCCCTGGTTGTGCTTACGCACGATACCTCGGCTCGGCCCGCACAGTCAAATGTAGTTTTCACAGACAAAACACCTCAGGCCATTGTTGCCCAGCTCGAAGGCCAGGGTTATTCAGAAGCTGTTATTATCGGCGGCACGGCCACCGTGAGCGGGTTCATGAACGCACGATTGGTGAATGAACTGATCCTGGTCGTGGAGCCAGTATTGTTTGGTGCAGGCCTGCCGTTGCTGAAAGATGTTGATCACGAAACCAAAATGTCATTGCTGGATGTGAAGAAACTGAACGATCACACCGTTCAATTGCATTACCGGCTGACAACCTAG
- a CDS encoding DinB family protein encodes MKKLTTTAATIAALFFSMQAFCQGQFQKESAGSIAFVSGHVMQLAQAIPADKYAWSPSAGVRNVSQVLAHIISANYFFASKLGAKIPDGVNMETLEKDLKTKEAIAAELKRSYEVATAAIKNTQDAALGNKVVFPFPGEYTNMTAILIMLGHSNEHLGQLIAYARTNGIKPPWSE; translated from the coding sequence ATGAAAAAACTAACCACCACTGCAGCCACCATTGCAGCCCTATTCTTTTCGATGCAAGCCTTTTGTCAAGGTCAATTCCAGAAGGAATCCGCAGGATCCATCGCGTTTGTTTCCGGACATGTCATGCAACTGGCACAGGCCATTCCGGCTGACAAGTACGCCTGGTCTCCGAGTGCCGGCGTGCGCAACGTATCTCAAGTACTTGCACACATCATCTCGGCAAACTATTTCTTTGCTTCCAAGCTGGGCGCAAAGATCCCCGATGGCGTTAACATGGAAACGCTGGAGAAAGATCTGAAAACAAAGGAAGCGATTGCTGCCGAACTGAAACGCTCGTATGAAGTGGCTACTGCGGCCATCAAGAATACCCAGGACGCAGCGCTTGGCAACAAGGTTGTGTTCCCTTTTCCCGGGGAGTACACCAACATGACGGCCATCCTGATCATGCTGGGACATTCGAACGAACACCTGGGACAATTGATTGCCTATGCCCGAACGAATGGCATTAAGCCGCCTTGGAGCGAGTAA
- a CDS encoding PadR family transcriptional regulator has product MIPKNLTAASTKLIILGILRQGNSYGYLIIKKIKELSGGKMKYSDGMLYPVLHNLEKEGLIQSEWVMQDDARPRKYYAITEDGKKELVAEREHWVHVNSVLEAIWQLKPTK; this is encoded by the coding sequence ATGATACCAAAGAACCTCACCGCGGCATCCACCAAACTCATTATTCTGGGCATTCTCCGGCAAGGCAACAGCTATGGCTACCTGATCATCAAGAAAATCAAGGAGCTGTCGGGTGGTAAAATGAAATATTCGGATGGGATGCTTTATCCCGTGTTGCATAACCTGGAAAAGGAGGGACTCATTCAATCCGAATGGGTGATGCAGGACGATGCGCGGCCGAGGAAGTACTATGCCATCACCGAGGATGGCAAAAAGGAACTCGTCGCAGAAAGAGAACATTGGGTGCATGTCAACTCGGTACTGGAAGCCATCTGGCAATTGAAACCAACCAAATGA